The Sorex araneus isolate mSorAra2 chromosome 5, mSorAra2.pri, whole genome shotgun sequence genome has a segment encoding these proteins:
- the LOC129404858 gene encoding keratin-associated protein 10-7-like — protein sequence MFMQQGVQRPLPEAAWAQGLGGAHVAPALGGRRRPGWHPAGTGPATEAETQASRLLSALSPARSPSLSLCLSVSLSLSVSLFLCLSLSLSLCLCLSLPVCLPLSLSVSVSLSLSLCLSLPVCLPLSPSLSVSVSVCLSLPVCIPLSPSLCLSLSLCLSLPVCLPLSLSPYLSVSVSVSLSLSLSLSLCLSLPVSLFLCLSVCLCLSVSVSICLSLPLSLCLFSPFVSLFPSFSLCLPICLCLYLCLPVCLCLCLSVSVSLSLSLSLSLSVVFLRCSSECCEGLGDRHGNWQCCPRTQRGRIGTAHGGRPVLIWPDTPAASSVASKGAVGGCPPRAGWKVRPALLLPEHSTAQREKRASGHSWPSPCPRRGPCPATRPARLPARLSPRPT from the exons ATGTTCATGCAGCAGGGGGTGCAAAGGCCCCTCCCCGAGGCTGCCTGGGCTCAAGGCCTTGGTGGAGCGCACGTGGCACCAGCCCTTGGCGGGCGCAGGAGGCCAGGCTGGCACCCGGCGGGCACAgggccagccacagaggcagagaccCAAGCGAGCAGATTGCTGTCGGCGCTCTCTCCcgctcgctctccctccctctccctgtgtctctctgtctctctctccctgtctgtctccctctttctctgtctgtctctgtctctctccctctgtctctgtctctctctccctgtctgtctccctctttctctgtctgtctctgtctctctgtctctgtctctttgtctctctctccctgtctgtctccctctttctccgtctctgtctgtctctgtctctgtctgtctctctctccctgtctgtatCCCTctttctccgtctctctgtctgtctctgtctctctgtctctctctccctgtctgtctccctctttctctgtctccctatctgtctgtctctgtctctgtctctctgtctctatctctgtctctctccctctgtctgtctctccctgtctccctctttctctgtctctctgtctgtctctgtctctctgtctctgtttctatctgtctctctctccctctgtctctctgtctcttctctccctttgtctctctgtttccctctttttctctctgtctccctatctgtctctgtctctatctctgtctccctgtctgtctctgtctttgcctgtctgtctctgtctctctgtctctgtctctgtctctgtctctctcagtcgtCTTCCTAAGATGCTCATCAGAGTGTTGCGAGGGGCTCGGGGACAGACATGGGAACTGGCAGTGCTGTCCCCGCACACAGAGGGGAAGGATCGGCACAGCCCACGGGGGCCGTCCAGTGCTCATCTGGCCAGACACGCCAGCGGCGTCCAGCGTGGCGTCCAAAGG AGCGGTGGGGGGCTGCCCGCCCCGTGCGGGATGGAAGGTGAGGCCGGCCCTGCTGCTCCCGGAACATTCCACGGCACAGAGAGAGAAACGGGCGTCCGGACACAGCTGGCCCTCGCCATGCCCGAGGCGAGGACCCTGCCCAGCCACCAGGCCTGCACGGCTGCCCGCCCGTCTGTCACCCAGGCCCACctga